A genomic segment from Pseudorca crassidens isolate mPseCra1 chromosome 6, mPseCra1.hap1, whole genome shotgun sequence encodes:
- the CREB1 gene encoding cyclic AMP-responsive element-binding protein 1 isoform X6: MSVNLNSERQFEDAASGDVQTYQIRTAPTSTIAPGVVMASSPALPTQPAEEAARKREVRLMKNREAARECRRKKKEYVKCLENRVAVLENQNKTLIEELKALKDLYCHKSD; the protein is encoded by the exons ATGTCAGTGAATTTGAATTCTGAACGTCAGTTTGAAGATG ctgcCTCTGGAGATGTACAGACATACCAGATTCGCACAGCACCCACTAGCACCATTGCCCCTGGAGTTGTTATGGCGTCCTCCCCAGCACTTCCTACACAACCTGCTGAAGAAGCAGCACGAAAGAGAGAGGTTCGCCTCATGAAGAACAG GGAAGCAGCACGAGAGTGTcgtagaaagaagaaagaatatgtgAAATGTCTAGAAAACAGAGTGGCAGTGCttgaaaaccaaaacaagacaCTGATTGAGGAGCTAAAAGCACTTAAGGACCTTTACTGCCACAAATCAGATTAA
- the METTL21A gene encoding protein N-lysine methyltransferase METTL21A isoform X2 has protein sequence MALVPYEETAEKGLQRFHKPLATFSLANHTIQIRQDWKQLGVAAVVWDAAIILATYLEMGAVELRGCSAVELGAGTGLVGMVAALLELENYKGSQEVICPYQFFQCKDAFYDIRDSWPYVSSHWSSQQGSNISRSSNRHCLILLKKEILC, from the exons ATGGCCCTGGTGCCCTATGAAGAGACCGCGGAAAAGGGGCTGCAGAGATTTCACAAGCCTCTTGCCACCTTCTCCTTGGCAAACCACACGATACAGATCCGGCAGGACTGGAAGCAACTGGGAGTCGCAGCGGTGGTTTGGGACGCG GCTATCATTCTGGCCACATATCTGGAGATGGGAGCTGTGGAGCTCAGGGGCTGCTCTGCCgtggagctgggtgctggcaCGGGGCTGGTGGGCATGGTGGCTGCCCTGCTGG AACTTGAGAATTACAAGGGGAGCCAGGAAGTCATCTGTCCTTATCAGTTCTTCCAATGCAAAGATGCGTTTTATGACATTAGAGACAGCTGGCCATATGTCTCCTCCCATTGGTCGTCTCAACAGGGGAGTAACATCTCCAGATCTTCAAATAGGCACTGTTTAATCttactgaaaaaagaaatcttgtgCTAA
- the METTL21A gene encoding protein N-lysine methyltransferase METTL21A isoform X3 has protein sequence MALVPYEETAEKGLQRFHKPLATFSLANHTIQIRQDWKQLGVAAVVWDAAIILATYLEMGAVELRGCSAVELGAGTGLVGMVAALLGLGWGLRACISNKLPGDDDDAVTAGPQTTLGWSGSRVP, from the exons ATGGCCCTGGTGCCCTATGAAGAGACCGCGGAAAAGGGGCTGCAGAGATTTCACAAGCCTCTTGCCACCTTCTCCTTGGCAAACCACACGATACAGATCCGGCAGGACTGGAAGCAACTGGGAGTCGCAGCGGTGGTTTGGGACGCG GCTATCATTCTGGCCACATATCTGGAGATGGGAGCTGTGGAGCTCAGGGGCTGCTCTGCCgtggagctgggtgctggcaCGGGGCTGGTGGGCATGGTGGCTGCCCTGCTGG gtctggggtggggcctgagagcctgcatttctaacaagctcccaggtgatgatgatgatgccgTAACTGCTGGTCCTCAGACCACACTTGGGTGGTCAGGATCTAGAGTTCCATGA
- the METTL21A gene encoding protein N-lysine methyltransferase METTL21A isoform X1 has translation MALVPYEETAEKGLQRFHKPLATFSLANHTIQIRQDWKQLGVAAVVWDAAIILATYLEMGAVELRGCSAVELGAGTGLVGMVAALLGAHVTITDRKVALEFLKSNVQANLPPHIQPRAVVKELTWGQNLGSFSPGEFDLILGADIIYLEETFTDLLQTLEHLCSNHSVILLACRIRYERDHNFLAMLERQFTVRKVHYDPEKDVHIYKAQRRSLREDL, from the exons ATGGCCCTGGTGCCCTATGAAGAGACCGCGGAAAAGGGGCTGCAGAGATTTCACAAGCCTCTTGCCACCTTCTCCTTGGCAAACCACACGATACAGATCCGGCAGGACTGGAAGCAACTGGGAGTCGCAGCGGTGGTTTGGGACGCG GCTATCATTCTGGCCACATATCTGGAGATGGGAGCTGTGGAGCTCAGGGGCTGCTCTGCCgtggagctgggtgctggcaCGGGGCTGGTGGGCATGGTGGCTGCCCTGCTGG GTGCTCATGTGACTATCACGGATCGAAAAGTAGCATTAGAGTTTCTTAAATCAAATGTTCAAGCCAACTTACCTCCCCATATCCAGCCCAGAGCTGTTGTTAAGGAGCTGACTTGGGGACAGAATTTGGGGAGTTTTTCACCTGGAGAATTTGACCTGATACTTGGAGCTGATATCATATATTTAGAAGAAACATTCACAGATCTTCTTCAAACATTGGAACATCTCTGTAGCAACCACTCTGTGATTCTTTTAGCTTGCCGAATTCGCTATGAACGGGATCACAACTTCTTAGCGATGCTTGAGAGGCAATTTACTGTGAGGAAGGTTCACTATGATCCTGAAAAAGATGTACATATTTACAAAGCACAGAGGAGAAGCCTGAGGGAGGACTTATAG
- the METTL21A gene encoding protein N-lysine methyltransferase METTL21A isoform X5 has translation MALVPYEETAEKGLQRFHKPLATFSLANHTIQIRQDWKQLGVAAVVWDAAIILATYLEMGAVELRGCSAVELGAGTGLVGMVAALLEKQQPAKSTKTEEKKKSVFIQDCSE, from the exons ATGGCCCTGGTGCCCTATGAAGAGACCGCGGAAAAGGGGCTGCAGAGATTTCACAAGCCTCTTGCCACCTTCTCCTTGGCAAACCACACGATACAGATCCGGCAGGACTGGAAGCAACTGGGAGTCGCAGCGGTGGTTTGGGACGCG GCTATCATTCTGGCCACATATCTGGAGATGGGAGCTGTGGAGCTCAGGGGCTGCTCTGCCgtggagctgggtgctggcaCGGGGCTGGTGGGCATGGTGGCTGCCCTGCTGG AAAAGCAGCAGCCAGCAAAGtctacaaaaacagaagaaaaaaaaaaatcagtgtttatCCAGGACTGTTCAGAGTAA